AAGGTGCCACCGAGCGCCGCCACCGCATCGCCGAGGCTGGAGGAGCTGAGGCCGAGCGTGGTTCGGCTCGATTTCCACAGCATGTAGCCGCCAATGACGGCGAGAAGGACGACTTTCAGCAACGACTTGCCGAGTTCGATCCACCCCTGTGGACCGATGATCCGCTTCAAACCGGAGGCGGGATTGATCCGATTGCCCTTGAAGGCGATCAGCTTGTTGTTCCAGGTTAGCGAACCGAGGCCCGCCGAGCTGACGATGGTGGCGATGACGCTGACCGCGAACAGCGTGATGAGCGAGGGCAGCAGCTTTGTGCCGGCCTGCTGCAGCGGACGCCAGGGCGAGAAATCCTCGACGTCGGCGCGATCGAACTGAAAGCTTGCGGCCATCACCGCCTTGCACGCCGCGATCAGCGACGGGCCGGCGAAGATCAGCCAGGCCACCCCCGCCATCACCACCAGCGCCGTTGCAAAGTCCTTGGACTTGAGGATGTTGCCATCCTCCGCCGCCTTTTGCTTGCGCTTGGGTGTCGGGGCTTCCGTCTTGTCGCCACCCTCCGACATCAGCTGTTCACCAGGCCCTGCGTCGCCGCGAGCCCTTCGCGGACGATGACCAGCATATAGTCGCCCATCGCCGGAAACGCGACCGCAAGCGCGATCACGCCGACGGCCAGGCTGGCGGGCAGGCCGACCGAGAACAGGTTGAGCGCGGGCGCGGCGCGGCTGACCATGCCGACGATGAGGTTGAGGCAGAGCAGCAGGAAGCCGACCGGCAATGCCAGCAGCAACCCGGCAAGAAAGGCGTAGCCACCGAAGAAGGCGATCTGTTTCAACCGGTCGGGGGCGATCCAGGTGCCGGGCGGCATCGTCTCATAGGATTTCACCAGCAATTCGACGAGGACGAGGTGGCCGTCGACCGACAGGAACAGCAGGGTGAGCATGATCGTGAAGAACTGGCCGAGCGCCGGCGACGAACGGCCGTTCTGCGGATCGATCGACGAGGCGAAACCGATGCCCATCGACCCGCCGATGATTTCGGACGCGATCATCGGCGCGGCGAACGCGATCTGCAGGATGAAGCCGATCGCGGCGCCGACCAGCGCCTCTGCGACGATGGCGAGGATCGTCGCGACCGCGAATATCTGCGTCGGCGGGACGATCGGATGGACCTTGAGCACGAAGATGCCGATCGCCCCCGACAGGCCGACGCGCACGGGCAGCGGGATCGATACGGCGCCGAAGACGGGCGCGACGATGAACGCCGCACCGATCCGCACCATGACGAAGATCAGCGCCCACAGCTGCGGTTCGATGGCGAGGCCGAAGCCTAGCACGGCGCAGCCTGCGAGAGAGCGCGCGCCGCGCGCCACGCAGGCAAGCCCGGCCGACGGGTCGGCAAAGCCGAACCCGATCGACGCGGCTTTGCCGCGGCGCGTGGCCCACACGCTTCGTCACCCCGGACGTGTTCCGGGGTCCACCTGTCTGCAGGCTTAGGGCTGGAGGCTCCAGCCCTATGCCTCGCCGCGGAGTGGACCCCGGAACACGTCCGGGGTGACGGGTGGGTCGGGAACAGCGTGGTCACTATTTTACCAGATCCGGAATGCGTTCGAACATGCCGACGGTGAAATCGGTCAGCAGCCCGAGGATCAGGCTCCCGAAGATCATGATCGAGAATGCGACGACCAGCAACTTGGGCACGAAGCTCAGGGTCTGCTCGTTGATCGACGTCGCCGCCTGGATCATGCCCAGGATCAGGCCGGCGAGCAACGCGGGGATGAGGATCGGCGCGCTGGCGAGGGCCAGCACCCACATCGTCTGGTTGGCGACGGTGAGGAAGTAATCGGCGTCCATTCGACTGTCCTCAGGTCGCGAAACTGTTGGCGAGGCTGCCCATGGTCAGCGCCCAGCCGTCGACCAACACGAACAGCAGCAGCTTGAACGGCAGGGAGATGATGGTCGGCGACAGCATCGCCATGCCGAGCGCCATCAGCACCGTCGCGACGACGAGGTCGATGACGATGAAGGGCAGGAACATCAGGAAACCGATCTGGAAGGCGGTCTTGAGTTCCGAGGTGACGAAGGCGGGGAGCAGGACCGCGAACGGAATGTCGCTGGACGAGGCATAGGGGCCGGACTTCGCCATTTCGGCGAACATCGTCACGTCCTTGATCCGCGTCTGCTTGACCATGAAGGCGTGGAGCGGCGCACCGGCCCGCTCGATCATCTGCGTGCCGGCGAGCTGGCCGGCGGCATAGGGCTGGATCGCCTGGGTGTTCATCTGGCTGATCGTCGGCGCCATGATGAACAGCGAGAGGAAGAGGGCGAGGCCGATCAGGACCTGGTTGGGCGGCGTCTGTTGCAGGCCCAGCGCCTGGCGCAGCACGGCGAGGACGATGACGATGCGGGTGAAGCTGGTCATCATCAGCAGGATGCCCGGCAGGATCGTCAGCAGGCCCATGATGATGAGCACTTGCAGCGACAGCGACAGCGGTGCCGACTGGGCACCGCCGCCCGATGCCGCCCCCGCGCTCAGCTGGCCGAGCGCCCGGTCGACGGCGTCGCCGACGCCGGGTGCGGGCGCGGCGGCGGGTGCAGCCTGGGCGAAAGCGGGCATGGCGATCAGCAGCGCCAGCAGCAGCGCGAGGACGCCCCACACCCATTTGTGCCCGCCCGACGCGCGCGGCGTCGACGCCGAAGGCCTGAACAGCGCCGGACCTGCGCCGCGCCGGGTCACCGTGACGGTCACTGGTCCACCTTGTCGATCAGGTTGACGCCGCCGCGACCGACCGAGACGAGCAGCCGCTTGCCCTCGAAATCGAGCACCGCGAGGCGCAGGCCGGGCGAGATCATCATCGTTTCCTTGACCGCGATCAGGCGGTTGGTCGGTTTGCCGCCGGGCATCCGCGTTTCGAGCTTCCGCCACGCATACAGGCAGCCGATCATCAGGCCGCACACCAGCGGCAGCAGGATCACGAGCTTGAGGATATAGGACCAGAGCATGGTCGATCAGTTCCGCGCGGCGGATTTGTCGGGAGCGACGAGTTCGGTCATGCGCACGCCGAAGCGGTCGCCGACCGTCACCACCTCGCCACGGCCGATCAGCGTGCCGTTGACGAAGACGTCGAGCAGTTCGTTGGCCTGGCGGTCCAGTTCGATGACGCTCGATTCGCCGAGCGCGAGCAGTTCGCGCAGCGTCAGCGAGGTCGAGCCGATCTCGACGGTCAGCTTGACGTCGACGTCCTGCAGCAACCGGAAATTGGCGGCCACTCCGGCATCTAGCGGGAAGCCGCCGGTCATGTCGTTCATGCGTCAGGTCCTTCGTCGTCGAATCGGGCAATGGAGGTGAGGCGGACGGCGGCGTGGCCGTTCGAGGTGCCGACGGTGCCGCGCCCCAGACAGTCGTTGCCGACCATCACTGGCACCTGCGCATCGAAGCTGATCGGGATGACATCGCCTTCCTTGAGGTTCATCAGCAGCGCCAGCGGCACCACCGGCTCGGCGAGCACCGAGCGGATCGGGAAGCGGACGTTCATCGCGGCGCGGGTCAGCGACGTGCGCCACGCGGGGTCCGCCTCCGCCTTGTCGAGCACCTTGCCGGTCAGCGTCGGTGCGTGCGGCTTCAGCGCGGTGACCGGATAGATCAGGTCCATGAAGACCGGCTTGTCGTCGCCGGCGGCGATGCCGAAACGGGTGACGATCATCGCATCGTCGGCGTCGGTCGACAGCATCGCGGCGTTCGATTCGACGTGGCCCGGCGCAAAATCGATCCGGGCGAGCGGTTCCCACGCGGTCCGCAGCGGCGCGGCGATCGTCTGGCCGATCTTGCCCACCATCGCATCGGCGGCGGGCGAGAATTCGGTCGGCATCAGCAGCGGCGTCGTGCCGTTGCCGCCGAAGAACAGGTCGAGCAGCTGGAGCACGAACACGCCGTCGAGCACGCACAGGGCGCTGGCACCCTGGGGCGACATCGTCATCGGCAACCATGCGGTCAGCAGGTCGCCCTTTTCCGAACGATAATCGCCGAAGCGTTGCACGACGAGGGGTTCCGCCCACGCGCGCACCTCGCGACGGAGCAGCGGCTCGAACACGCCGCGCAGCGAGCGTGCGAGGCGTGCGGACAGATGCTGCAACGTGTGCAGATCGCCGAACGGATTGAGCTTCGTCGCGCCCAGCCCCGCCGCATGCGCAGCCGGTACGCGATCCCGCGCCCGTCGATCAGAGGTTGCCTCGGCGTTAACCATGACCTCACTGAACAACGAAATTGGTAAAGTAGACGTTACTAACGCCGCCGAATCCCTCTTTTTGCTGCAAAGTCGCGTTGATCGCCTTCACCAGCCGCCCCTGGAGCTGCTGTTTGCCGGCGGAGGTGAACACCTGCTCCTCGGGCGTGTCGCCGAGGGTCATCAGCACCGCCGAGCGGACCGCGATGTCGTTGGTCTTCAGATTTTCGATGACCGTGTCGTCGTATGGCGTCGACACGGCGATGCCGACCTGGATCACATGGACCGAATCCTGGAGGTTCGAGGTGAATTGCGGGTCCATCGTGAAATAGTTGGACGCATATTTGTCGCCGTCCCCGCCCGAGGGCACGTGCGCGCCGCCGCTGCCGGACGATTCGCCGCCGCCATGACCGCCCTCGCCCTCACCGCCGGCGGCGGGACGCTTCTGTTCGGACTTGGGGACCAGCTTGGGGCCATGGTCGGCGGCGGCGGCATGCCCGCCGCCGATCAGGCCGGCGCTGGATGCATAGACGCCGGCACCGACGCCGCCGCCCACCAGCACCACCAGCGCGAGCACCATGATCAGGAGTTTCATCTTGCCGCCCTTCTTCTTGGGTGCGGCGTCTTCGGGTTTGTCGCTCATGTCGGTCGATCCTCGGGGATGGGTCAGGCGATGCGGCCGTTGCCGGCCGCATCCGTGTCATGGGAAGGCGCACGCGGCGGGGCGGCAGGCTGGCGCGGGGCGGCGGCCTGTTGCTGTTGCTGCTGACGGGGCTGTTGCTGCCCGGCCTGCGCCTGTGCGGAGGGCTGTTGCTGGCCGTTGCCGGCCGGCGGCTGGCTGGCGGGCTGCTGGTGCGATGCGCCGGCGTTGGACTGGCCGGCACCGGATTGGCTTTGCGCCGCCGCCGGTTCGACGATCGTCTGGCCGATCTTCAACCCCCGCTCCTGCGCGATCTCCGCCAGCCGCGGCTGCGCGTCCTCGATCATCGCGCGGGTCGTCGCATCTTCGGCCGCGAAGCGGACGTGGATTGCATCGCCCACCGTCTTCACGGCGATATCGATCGCGCCGAGCGCATCGGGGACGAGCCGGATGCGCGTGTCGTTGGCGTTCGCCGCATCGCGCAGCGCCTCGATATGGTCAACCATGTGCGTCGGCCAGCCGTCCTGCCGCATGTCGAGCGTCGGCTGGCCGGCGTCGGCGGTCGCAGCGACCTCGCGGACGGGCGATGCCGCGACCGCAGCGGCGATCGACGGGTCGGACGGCTCGATGCGCTTGCGCTCGTCAATGACGCCCGCGGCGTGCATCGCAGCGCCGAACACCTGCGCCGCAGGGGCGGTGATGCCCGCGATCGGTTGCGACGGTTCGCGCGATTGCGGCGCCAGCGCGACGGTCTGTCGCGCGTTGCCCGCAACCTCGCGCATGAACGTCGGGCGCGGTTCGGCTGGCGTCACCGGCAGGCCCGGCGCCACGGGGTCGGGCGATAGCGTCGTGCCCGCGACCCCGACCGGTGCCGCAACGGCAACGATCGGCGTACCGGCAGGATCGGCGTCTGCGATGCGCGCGACGGTGCCGGGCGCAGACGGCATGCGCGTGTCCGGAGCGGCGGAGGATGACCCGACGGACGCATTCGAGCGCGCTGGGGCATCGGCGGTGACCGCGGGCCGCGGCGCCGACACCGGCGTTTCGATCCGCGGCGTTACCGGGGCGATGCCTTCGTTCTGCCGCGGCGCTGCCGGTGCGCCGTCGACCGCCTGCATCGCCGGCGCTGCCCGCTTCGAGGGGCGCGATGGTACGACACCCGGCGTGATGCTGCTCGCGCCGACCGGCGTGGATGCCTGTGCGTTTGGCGGAACACCCTGCCGCGCGGCCGCAATCGCGCCCGGATCGGTCGACGGCGGCTCCGATCGATCGGCGTCGCCATCCCGAGTCTGCGCCCGACCGGCGGTTGCATCGGTAGCGGCAGGCTCCGCTGGCGTCTTATCACCGGCGGCCTTCGCAGCATGCCGTCTGTCCTTTGTCTCGCCCCGCGTCGTTGTCGCAGCGACATCGTCCCGGACACTCGCAGGAACGGACCCGACCGGGGTTCGCACTGCGTTTCCATCGGGCGCCAGCCGATCCGGCACAGCGGTTCGATCCACCGTAGCGACCGACCTGCCGTCGCTCGCCGCCGGGCGGGATTGCGGGGGCGACGCGACATCGCGATCGATGGGTACAGCGATCGGTTGCGGCACCGGCGGCAGGATGGCGGCAAAGGCAGCTGGTGGGACGGGCGGCGAGGGCTGTGCGCTATCCGCGTCGTCATCCGTGCCGTCATCGGCCGTCAGCGCCGTCGCGGACCCTGATCGCGCCGCATCCGCCGTCGGCAGACCGTCGGCATGCGGGCGAGGAGCCGCTGCGGTAGCGGCCTTGCGTGCCGGCGCCGCGTCGGTCGGCCCATCATCATGCGCGATCGGCATCGCGGTAACAGGGCCTTGGGATGCCGGCGTGACATCACCCTGCGTGATGGCCGCTACCGGTGGATTCGCCGCGGGCTGCGACGGGGGTACGACGCCTTCACGCGGAGGCAAGGCTTCGCCCGCCGTCGGTTGCGGCGTTGCCGGAGACGGGCGCGGGCGGGACGTCGCCGCTACGGGCCGCTCGGACACGATCGTAAGCTTGGCATCGCGGGCAGCGGCTTCGTCCGGCTGCGCAACGATCATCGGCTGTACCGGTGCGCCAGCGATCGCAGACCGGTCACCGGCCACCACGATCCCCGGCTGGATCACGGTTTCGGGTACCGTTTGCACGTCATCACCCGCGATTGGGCTCTCGATCGTCAGTGATGTGGGAGGCGACCCCAACGCCTTTGCGTCACGGTGCGGGATGATCGCTGGTGGTTGCAGATTGGCGACATCGCCTGTCTCCGCCCGCACATCGACCATCGGTGAGGGGACCGTATTCCGCTGCGCGCGGGACGCAACCGGCGGGGCATTACCCGGCACGGTTACATCGGGTGCCGCCGTATCACTCGGCAGCTTCGACGTATCCTGATCCGCCAATGGGCCCGTCACAGCCCGGGGTGCCGCGGCGATCGTCGATGTCGACGACGCCTCGATGGCCATGCCCCGCTGTGCCCGCGTTGCGGCTGGCGGGGTATCCGCCGGACCGGCTCGATCGGGTGCGGCCACATCGCCCCGGCGCGCCAGCACATGCTGATCCGCACTCGAATCCGACATGGCCCGGGGTGCGGCGACGATCGTCGATATCGACGGCGCCTGAACCATCGACATGGGCGCCATGTCGCGTGGTACGCGCTGCACCACTGGCGCTGCTACGCCTGACGCGGCCCGACCCAGTGGCGCAGCGCCGCTTTGCGGCTCCGACTCGACAGGTTGCGCATGGACGTTGACCGCCGGCTGCCCCTCTCCCGTCAGCGCCGCTGACGTCGAGCGATGCCCACCAGTAGCGGCCACACGGCCCGACCCACTCCCGATAACATTGTCCAGCTGCACGGCGTCGTTTGGCAGCACCGGTGCATCCGGCCACGTCTTCGTAACGACCATCGGCGCAGGAACCGGTGCGGCAGCGCTGGTCCGTTCCGGCCGGGTCGCCTGCGAAGCGACCGAGGCTAGCGTCGGAGCCGTCAACGCGGCGATCGCGGCGCCGCTGCGCAACAGCGGTTGGGATCGCTGCACGGACTGTGCGAGGGACGATGCCGCTGCCGGATCGCTGGCGACATTCGCCAGCGCGGGGGGGATGTCGAGCGGAGCGGGAACGGGTATGTCGACCGCCGGCAACCAGGCGAGCGCCGGATCGACAGCATCGGTACCAGCGGGCGTCGGCAACGCAATGCCGGGGACGGCAAGGGCTTGCCGGACGGACGTATCGGCAGCACCGTTCGGCACGATGCCGTCACTGGCCCCGACCGCTATCATCGACAGCGCGAACAGCTCTCCGCCGACCGGCGACGCGCCCTTGGCCGGCTGGCCGGGTGCGGTCGGGGCAATGGCGAAGGTGGCGTTGATCATCGGGCGGTCTCGTCAGGAACGAAGGTGTCCCGTACCGATCAGCAAGGATCGTGCCGTTTTGCCTTCAGTGGGGATACGGGCGGCGTATCCTCCAGCGCGCGCATTTCCTTGACGAGTGCGGCACGGCGTGCGCGGTCGAGCAGTTTCTCGATCGCGCTCTGGTCGCGCTTCGCCGAGCGGGTGGCTTCGGTGGCACGGCTGACGAACATCTCGGCCGACTGGACGCGCATTTGCGCCGCAGCCGACGACTGGTGCAGGCGTTCGCGGAAATGCGCCTGCGCACCGAGCGATGCAGCGGTGGCGATGCTGTCGCGGGTGGGCGATACGGCATCGGCGAGCGCCTGGATGCGATTGGCGAGGTTCGTCTCGCTGGCGAACTTCTCGTGCGCCCGCACCTCTTCGGCGCGGGTCAGCCCCAGTTGCAACGTGCGCACGCGGTGGATGCGCGCGAGCTTCCTGGCGTCAGGCACCGAAGACGCCGGTCAATTCGGCGATGGCATCGCCGAGCGAGACGCTCTCGTCGCTGCTCTGCTTGATATATTCCATCACCGCGGGATGCGCGGCGATCGCCGCGTCGATCGCCGGATCGGCACCGGGGCGGTATGCCCCCATCAGCACGAGATCGCGATTTTCCTCATACGTCGCGAGATGGCGGCGCAGGATACGCGCGGCATGGACGTGGTCGGGATGCGCGATGTCGGTCATCACGCGGCTGACCGAAGGGCCGATGTCGATCGCCGGATAGACGCCGCGTTCGGCGAGATGCCGGTTGAGCACGATATGCCCGTCGAGGATCGACCGCGCCGAATCGACGACGGGATCGTTGCCGTCGTCGCCATCGGCGAGCACGGTATAGATGGCGGTGATCGATCCGCCGGTGCGCACGTCGGTGCCGGCACGCTCGATCATATTGGGCAGCATCGCGATCGCGGACGGCGGATACCCGCGCGCCGACGCCGGCTCACCGAGCGCGAGGCCGATCTCGCGACCGGCGTGCGCGACCCGGGTCAGGCTGTCCATGATGAGCAGCACCTTCTTGCCTTCGTTGCGAAAGGCTTCGGCGATGGCGGTCGCGCGCAGCGCACCGCGGATGCGCAGCACGGGGCTGTGATTGGCGGGCACGGCGACGACGACGGCACGCTTGCGCGCTTCTCCGGCGACCTTGGTTTCCAGGAAATCGGCGACTTCGCGGCTGCGTTCGCCGATCAGGCCGATGACGATCACGTCGGCCTGCGCCGCGCGGACCATCATGCCGAGCAGCACCGACTTGCCGACGCCCGATCCGGCCATGATACCGACGCGCTGGCCCTGGCCGATCGTCAGCAGGCCGTTGATCGCGCGCACGCCGACATCCATCGGCTGCAGCACGCGGCCGCGATCCAGCGGCGATTGCAGCTTGCCGGCGAGCGGCCATTTCTGCGCACCGCGGATCGGGCCCAGCCCGTCGATCGGCCTGCCCGCACCATCAACGACGCGGCCGAGCAGGGCGTCGCCCACTTCCGCCTCACCCGGGGGGCCGACGGGGCGGACCGGCGCGCGCGGCAGCAGCGCGGCGGGGCCACCCAGGTTCATCAGCAGCGTGCGACCGTTGCGAAAGCCGATCACCTCCGCCTCGACCTTGGCGTCGCCGTGGCCGCCGATCTCGCACACCGTGCCGACGGGCAGCGACAGGCCGATCGCCTCCATCAGCAATCCGTCGTAGGAGGCGAGGCGACCGGAAACCTTCGGCGTCGGGCGGAAATCGGCCACGCCGAGCGTCTCGAGATAGTCGGCGGTGAATCGGTTGAGCATCAGCGTGGCTCCAGCGCCGGCACGGGCACCCGGTCGATCGCCTCGGCGAGCTGACCGAGCCACAATTCCGGACCGTCCTCGATCAGCGTCGACGCGCTTTCGAGGACGAAGCTACCGCGCGCTAGCGCAGGATCGCCGGCGGCGAAGATGGACTTGGGCAGCGAGCCGTCGACCAGCGGCAGGTCGTCCGGATGCAGGCGCAGCAATGCCGATTCGCTGGCATCCGCCAGCATTTCGGCCGCGGCCTCGATCCGGCCGTTCAGCACGTCGGCGGTG
The sequence above is a segment of the Sphingomonas insulae genome. Coding sequences within it:
- the fliQ gene encoding flagellar biosynthesis protein FliQ; translation: MDADYFLTVANQTMWVLALASAPILIPALLAGLILGMIQAATSINEQTLSFVPKLLVVAFSIMIFGSLILGLLTDFTVGMFERIPDLVK
- the fliN gene encoding flagellar motor switch protein FliN; amino-acid sequence: MNDMTGGFPLDAGVAANFRLLQDVDVKLTVEIGSTSLTLRELLALGESSVIELDRQANELLDVFVNGTLIGRGEVVTVGDRFGVRMTELVAPDKSAARN
- the fliR gene encoding flagellar biosynthetic protein FliR, with amino-acid sequence MLGFGLAIEPQLWALIFVMVRIGAAFIVAPVFGAVSIPLPVRVGLSGAIGIFVLKVHPIVPPTQIFAVATILAIVAEALVGAAIGFILQIAFAAPMIASEIIGGSMGIGFASSIDPQNGRSSPALGQFFTIMLTLLFLSVDGHLVLVELLVKSYETMPPGTWIAPDRLKQIAFFGGYAFLAGLLLALPVGFLLLCLNLIVGMVSRAAPALNLFSVGLPASLAVGVIALAVAFPAMGDYMLVIVREGLAATQGLVNS
- a CDS encoding FliI/YscN family ATPase gives rise to the protein MLNRFTADYLETLGVADFRPTPKVSGRLASYDGLLMEAIGLSLPVGTVCEIGGHGDAKVEAEVIGFRNGRTLLMNLGGPAALLPRAPVRPVGPPGEAEVGDALLGRVVDGAGRPIDGLGPIRGAQKWPLAGKLQSPLDRGRVLQPMDVGVRAINGLLTIGQGQRVGIMAGSGVGKSVLLGMMVRAAQADVIVIGLIGERSREVADFLETKVAGEARKRAVVVAVPANHSPVLRIRGALRATAIAEAFRNEGKKVLLIMDSLTRVAHAGREIGLALGEPASARGYPPSAIAMLPNMIERAGTDVRTGGSITAIYTVLADGDDGNDPVVDSARSILDGHIVLNRHLAERGVYPAIDIGPSVSRVMTDIAHPDHVHAARILRRHLATYEENRDLVLMGAYRPGADPAIDAAIAAHPAVMEYIKQSSDESVSLGDAIAELTGVFGA
- a CDS encoding flagellar basal body-associated FliL family protein, translated to MSDKPEDAAPKKKGGKMKLLIMVLALVVLVGGGVGAGVYASSAGLIGGGHAAAADHGPKLVPKSEQKRPAAGGEGEGGHGGGESSGSGGAHVPSGGDGDKYASNYFTMDPQFTSNLQDSVHVIQVGIAVSTPYDDTVIENLKTNDIAVRSAVLMTLGDTPEEQVFTSAGKQQLQGRLVKAINATLQQKEGFGGVSNVYFTNFVVQ
- the fliP gene encoding flagellar type III secretion system pore protein FliP (The bacterial flagellar biogenesis protein FliP forms a type III secretion system (T3SS)-type pore required for flagellar assembly.) yields the protein MTVTVTRRGAGPALFRPSASTPRASGGHKWVWGVLALLLALLIAMPAFAQAAPAAAPAPGVGDAVDRALGQLSAGAASGGGAQSAPLSLSLQVLIIMGLLTILPGILLMMTSFTRIVIVLAVLRQALGLQQTPPNQVLIGLALFLSLFIMAPTISQMNTQAIQPYAAGQLAGTQMIERAGAPLHAFMVKQTRIKDVTMFAEMAKSGPYASSSDIPFAVLLPAFVTSELKTAFQIGFLMFLPFIVIDLVVATVLMALGMAMLSPTIISLPFKLLLFVLVDGWALTMGSLANSFAT
- a CDS encoding flagellar biosynthetic protein FliO, which encodes MLWSYILKLVILLPLVCGLMIGCLYAWRKLETRMPGGKPTNRLIAVKETMMISPGLRLAVLDFEGKRLLVSVGRGGVNLIDKVDQ
- a CDS encoding flagellar hook-length control protein FliK, translating into MINATFAIAPTAPGQPAKGASPVGGELFALSMIAVGASDGIVPNGAADTSVRQALAVPGIALPTPAGTDAVDPALAWLPAVDIPVPAPLDIPPALANVASDPAAASSLAQSVQRSQPLLRSGAAIAALTAPTLASVASQATRPERTSAAAPVPAPMVVTKTWPDAPVLPNDAVQLDNVIGSGSGRVAATGGHRSTSAALTGEGQPAVNVHAQPVESEPQSGAAPLGRAASGVAAPVVQRVPRDMAPMSMVQAPSISTIVAAPRAMSDSSADQHVLARRGDVAAPDRAGPADTPPAATRAQRGMAIEASSTSTIAAAPRAVTGPLADQDTSKLPSDTAAPDVTVPGNAPPVASRAQRNTVPSPMVDVRAETGDVANLQPPAIIPHRDAKALGSPPTSLTIESPIAGDDVQTVPETVIQPGIVVAGDRSAIAGAPVQPMIVAQPDEAAARDAKLTIVSERPVAATSRPRPSPATPQPTAGEALPPREGVVPPSQPAANPPVAAITQGDVTPASQGPVTAMPIAHDDGPTDAAPARKAATAAAPRPHADGLPTADAARSGSATALTADDGTDDDADSAQPSPPVPPAAFAAILPPVPQPIAVPIDRDVASPPQSRPAASDGRSVATVDRTAVPDRLAPDGNAVRTPVGSVPASVRDDVAATTTRGETKDRRHAAKAAGDKTPAEPAATDATAGRAQTRDGDADRSEPPSTDPGAIAAARQGVPPNAQASTPVGASSITPGVVPSRPSKRAAPAMQAVDGAPAAPRQNEGIAPVTPRIETPVSAPRPAVTADAPARSNASVGSSSAAPDTRMPSAPGTVARIADADPAGTPIVAVAAPVGVAGTTLSPDPVAPGLPVTPAEPRPTFMREVAGNARQTVALAPQSREPSQPIAGITAPAAQVFGAAMHAAGVIDERKRIEPSDPSIAAAVAASPVREVAATADAGQPTLDMRQDGWPTHMVDHIEALRDAANANDTRIRLVPDALGAIDIAVKTVGDAIHVRFAAEDATTRAMIEDAQPRLAEIAQERGLKIGQTIVEPAAAQSQSGAGQSNAGASHQQPASQPPAGNGQQQPSAQAQAGQQQPRQQQQQQAAAPRQPAAPPRAPSHDTDAAGNGRIA
- a CDS encoding flagellar motor switch protein FliM, which gives rise to MVNAEATSDRRARDRVPAAHAAGLGATKLNPFGDLHTLQHLSARLARSLRGVFEPLLRREVRAWAEPLVVQRFGDYRSEKGDLLTAWLPMTMSPQGASALCVLDGVFVLQLLDLFFGGNGTTPLLMPTEFSPAADAMVGKIGQTIAAPLRTAWEPLARIDFAPGHVESNAAMLSTDADDAMIVTRFGIAAGDDKPVFMDLIYPVTALKPHAPTLTGKVLDKAEADPAWRTSLTRAAMNVRFPIRSVLAEPVVPLALLMNLKEGDVIPISFDAQVPVMVGNDCLGRGTVGTSNGHAAVRLTSIARFDDEGPDA